The DNA region ATAAGTGCACCAATAAATTCATTAGGAATAGTACGTGTAACCATTTTTGGAGAATGAGGCTTCACATCTGCGTTAGGAGCAGAGATAGTATCCGTCAGTTTTCCAAGAATGTGTAAACGACCTTCTCTTGCTTGTTTTAAGGCATTTACCAAGATTTCGTAAGAAAGACCTTTTACTTTAATGTCCATTTGGCAAGCGGTAATACCATCTGCTGTACCGGTTACTTTAAAGTCCATATCTCCCAAGTGATCTTCATCACCTAAAATATCGGAAAGAACGGCATATTTACCAGAGTCCGCATCAGAAATTAATCCCATTGCAATACCTGAAACCGGTTTTTTCAATTGTACACCAGCATCCATCATTGCCATAGTACCAGCACAAACAGTAGCCATAGAAGAGGAACCGTTAGATTCTAACACTTCGGATACTACACGAACTGTATAAGGGCAATCTGCAGGGACCATTCCTTTTAAGGCACGTTGTGCCAAGTTACCATGTCCTACCTCACGACGAGAAGTACCACGGATAGGTCTTGCTTCACCAGTTGAGAAAGGAGGGAAGTTGTAGTGTAAATAGAAATTCTCCTCACCTTCGTAAGATGGCATGTCAATTTTGTTTGAATCTCTAGAAGTACCTAGGGTTACAGTAGCCAATGCCTGAGTTTCCCCACGGGTAAATATAGCGGAACCGTGTGTTGATGGTAGGTAATCTACTTCACACCAGATAGGTCTAATCTCATCGGTCTTACGACCATCTAAACGTAAACCTTCGTTTAGGGTAAGATCACGAACAGCAGCTTTTTCAGCTTTATTGTAGTATTTTGAAATCATACCACCAAAGTCAGCTTGTTCTTCTTCAGAGAAAGTAGCTTTAATTTCTTCTTTTATTTCACTAAAAGAAGCGCTTCTCTCATGTTTGGCAGAACCTGCTTTAGCTACGGCATATACTTTGTCATATGCCATGTCGTGAATTTTCTTGGCCAAGTCTTCATCTTCTCTTTCTGGCTCATACTCACGTACATCTTTCTTTCCGAAAGCTTCAGCAAGTTTTAATTGAGCGGCACACTGTACTTTAATGGCTTCGTGTGCAAATTTGATGGCCTCGGTCATTTCTTCTTCAGAAATTTCATCCATCTCACCTTCAACCATCATTACAGAATCAGCAGAAGCACCGATCATCATATCAATGTCGGATTCGGCCAATTGAGCTCTAGTTGGGTTGATAACGAATTTACCGTCTACGCGGGCAACTCTAGCTTCAGAGATTGCACATTCAAATGGAAAATCCGATAATTGAATTGCAGCAGATGCAGCCAAACCGGCCATTGCATCTGGCATAACGTCATCATCATGAGACATTAATTGAATCATCACCTGAGTTTCAGAGTGATAATCTTTTGGGAAAAGTGGACGAAGTACACGGTCTACCAAACGCATAGTCAATACTTCACCATCACTAGGTCTTGCTTCCCTTTTGAAGAAACCACCTGGGTAACGGCCCGCAGCTGCAAATTTTTCGCGGTAATCTACCGTTAATGGAAGAAAGTCAACATCACTTTGTTTGTAGTTGGAAACAACCGTACACAATAGCATACATTTTCCTGACTGTACAACAACAGAACCGTGGGCCTGCTTTGCCAATTTTCCGGTTTCGATAGAAATTTCCCTACCGTCACCAAGGTCTATGACCTCTTTAAATACTTTTGGAATCATAAATTTTAATTAAATACGCCAATGGGCGAATTGTTAAACAATGGTCTTATCGACTTGTTAAGGCCGAAGTTGTTGTGTTGTGTTGACCAATGAAAAACTGGGTGCAGCTTTTTGTAA from Zobellia alginiliquefaciens includes:
- a CDS encoding polyribonucleotide nucleotidyltransferase, giving the protein MIPKVFKEVIDLGDGREISIETGKLAKQAHGSVVVQSGKCMLLCTVVSNYKQSDVDFLPLTVDYREKFAAAGRYPGGFFKREARPSDGEVLTMRLVDRVLRPLFPKDYHSETQVMIQLMSHDDDVMPDAMAGLAASAAIQLSDFPFECAISEARVARVDGKFVINPTRAQLAESDIDMMIGASADSVMMVEGEMDEISEEEMTEAIKFAHEAIKVQCAAQLKLAEAFGKKDVREYEPEREDEDLAKKIHDMAYDKVYAVAKAGSAKHERSASFSEIKEEIKATFSEEEQADFGGMISKYYNKAEKAAVRDLTLNEGLRLDGRKTDEIRPIWCEVDYLPSTHGSAIFTRGETQALATVTLGTSRDSNKIDMPSYEGEENFYLHYNFPPFSTGEARPIRGTSRREVGHGNLAQRALKGMVPADCPYTVRVVSEVLESNGSSSMATVCAGTMAMMDAGVQLKKPVSGIAMGLISDADSGKYAVLSDILGDEDHLGDMDFKVTGTADGITACQMDIKVKGLSYEILVNALKQAREGRLHILGKLTDTISAPNADVKPHSPKMVTRTIPNEFIGALIGPGGKVIQELQKETDTTIVINEDPVTEEGIVEILGTDQNGIDAVLAKIDALMFKPAVGSAYEVKVIKMLDFGAVVEYQDAPGNEVLLHVSELAWERTENVSDVVNMGDVFDVKYLGTDPRTRKEKVSRKALLPKPEGFVERPPRNDKDRGRGRDDRRGGRDNRDRKPRRD